One part of the Mariniflexile litorale genome encodes these proteins:
- the metG gene encoding methionine--tRNA ligase codes for MNKPKRYTITSALPYTNGPIHIGHLAGVYVPADIYARYLRLTGNDVIFIGGSDEHGVPITIKAKNEGVSPQDIVDKYHAIIKQSFEEFGITFDNYSRTSAKIHHETASEFFKTLYDKGEFIEETTEQLYDEKANQFLADRFVTGTCPKCGNEEAYGDQCEKCGTSLNATDLINPKSALTGNVPTLKETKHWFLPLDKHEAFLRNWILEGHKKDWKPNVYGQVKSWIDDGLRPRAVTRDLDWGIPVPVEGGEGKVLYVWFDAPIGYISSTKEWAKREGKDWEPYWKSDDTKLVHFIGKDNIVFHCIIFPAMLKAEGSYILPENVPANEFLNLEGNKLSTSKNWAVWLPDYLKEFPGQQDVLRYALTASAPETKDNDFTWKEFQARNNNELVAIFGNFINRVVVLTNKYYNGIVPVPNEFSQVDEETLAAVKAYPEVISSSIERYRFREAQQELMNLARLGNKYLADEEPWKVVKVDEARTQIIMYVALQIASALATLSEPFLPFTSEKLKSILNLKLNHNNRNASHVELVEASQWNDVSVKEVLIPTGHQIGEAELLFSKIEDETIQFQLDKLEASKKANEVANKTVEPQKDTISFDDFTKLDLRVGTILEAEKMPKAKKLLVLKVDTGIDVRTIVSGIAESFTPEEIVGKQVTVLVNLAPRELRGVESQGMILMTETAEGKLVFVNPDDASVANGLQIS; via the coding sequence ATGAACAAACCAAAAAGATATACCATTACTTCGGCATTACCTTATACTAATGGACCAATTCATATAGGTCATTTAGCAGGTGTTTATGTGCCAGCCGATATTTATGCACGTTATTTACGCTTAACAGGAAATGACGTGATTTTTATAGGGGGGAGTGATGAACACGGGGTGCCAATTACTATTAAAGCAAAAAACGAAGGGGTGTCTCCACAAGATATAGTTGATAAATATCACGCTATTATCAAACAGTCTTTTGAAGAATTTGGGATCACGTTTGATAATTATTCACGTACTTCAGCTAAAATTCATCATGAAACAGCATCAGAATTTTTTAAAACGTTATATGATAAAGGTGAGTTTATTGAAGAAACTACCGAGCAATTGTACGATGAAAAAGCGAATCAGTTTTTAGCGGATAGATTCGTAACAGGAACCTGCCCAAAATGCGGGAATGAAGAAGCTTATGGAGATCAATGTGAAAAATGCGGTACGAGTTTAAATGCTACGGATTTAATCAATCCAAAATCGGCATTAACAGGCAACGTTCCAACATTAAAAGAAACAAAACACTGGTTTTTGCCTTTAGATAAGCACGAAGCTTTTTTACGAAACTGGATTTTAGAAGGACATAAAAAGGATTGGAAGCCCAATGTGTACGGGCAAGTAAAATCGTGGATAGACGATGGGTTACGCCCGCGCGCCGTAACTCGCGATTTAGATTGGGGTATTCCTGTGCCTGTTGAAGGAGGAGAAGGAAAAGTGTTATATGTGTGGTTTGATGCACCTATTGGATATATTTCTTCAACCAAAGAATGGGCAAAACGCGAAGGGAAAGATTGGGAACCTTATTGGAAGAGTGATGATACAAAATTGGTGCATTTTATAGGGAAAGATAATATTGTGTTCCATTGTATTATATTTCCAGCCATGTTAAAAGCGGAAGGCAGTTATATTTTACCAGAAAATGTACCAGCAAACGAGTTTTTAAATTTAGAAGGCAATAAACTATCCACTTCAAAAAATTGGGCGGTTTGGTTACCCGATTATTTAAAAGAATTTCCAGGGCAGCAAGACGTACTGCGTTATGCATTAACGGCAAGTGCCCCAGAAACAAAGGATAATGATTTTACTTGGAAAGAATTTCAAGCAAGAAACAATAATGAACTGGTCGCTATTTTTGGAAATTTTATTAACCGTGTAGTGGTACTAACCAATAAATATTATAACGGGATTGTACCTGTTCCTAATGAATTTTCCCAAGTTGACGAAGAGACTTTAGCTGCTGTAAAAGCATATCCAGAAGTGATTTCAAGTTCTATTGAACGCTATCGTTTTAGAGAAGCCCAACAAGAGCTTATGAATTTAGCACGACTTGGTAACAAGTATTTAGCGGACGAAGAACCTTGGAAAGTGGTGAAAGTGGATGAAGCACGTACACAAATTATTATGTATGTAGCGCTTCAAATAGCATCAGCTTTAGCTACGTTAAGTGAGCCATTTTTGCCGTTTACTTCTGAAAAACTGAAAAGCATTCTTAATTTGAAACTCAATCACAATAATAGAAATGCTAGTCATGTAGAGCTTGTTGAAGCATCTCAATGGAATGACGTTTCAGTAAAAGAAGTTTTAATTCCAACAGGTCACCAAATAGGTGAAGCAGAATTATTGTTTTCTAAAATTGAAGATGAAACCATTCAATTTCAATTAGATAAATTAGAAGCGAGTAAAAAAGCAAATGAAGTTGCTAATAAAACAGTAGAACCACAAAAAGACACTATTTCATTTGACGATTTTACAAAATTAGATTTACGTGTAGGAACTATTTTAGAAGCTGAAAAAATGCCGAAAGCTAAAAAACTTTTAGTTTTAAAAGTAGATACAGGTATTGACGTACGCACCATTGTTTCCGGAATTGCCGAAAGTTTTACTCCTGAAGAAATAGTTGGTAAACAAGTAACGGTTTTAGTAAACTTAGCTCCAAGGGAATTACGCGGTGTAGAAAGTCAAGGTATGATTTTAATGACTGAAACCGCTGAAGGTAAATTGGTGTTTGTAAATCCAGATGATGCTAGTGTTGCAAATGGATTGCAGATAAGTTAA
- a CDS encoding ferritin yields the protein MLSKNIEKALNNQIKIEAESSQIYLAMACWAEVKGLEGVAGFMYKQSQEERDHMLKLVKYVNERGGHAQISALAAPNVTFKSFKEMFEELYKHEVFVSESINELVHISLQEKDYSTHNFLQWYVAEQIEEEAMARTILDKINLIGDDKGGLYLFDRDIVNLTVSSASTSGLQ from the coding sequence ATGTTATCGAAAAATATAGAAAAAGCACTTAATAATCAGATTAAAATTGAAGCTGAATCTTCACAAATTTATCTAGCAATGGCTTGTTGGGCAGAAGTGAAAGGTTTAGAAGGTGTTGCTGGTTTTATGTATAAACAATCTCAAGAAGAGCGTGACCATATGCTTAAGCTTGTAAAATATGTAAACGAACGCGGAGGGCATGCGCAAATATCTGCTCTTGCGGCACCAAACGTAACGTTTAAATCGTTTAAAGAAATGTTTGAAGAACTTTATAAGCATGAGGTTTTTGTTTCAGAAAGCATAAATGAATTAGTCCATATCAGTTTACAAGAAAAAGATTATTCAACCCATAACTTTTTACAATGGTATGTTGCCGAACAAATAGAAGAAGAAGCTATGGCACGTACTATATTAGATAAGATAAATTTAATTGGAGATGATAAAGGTGGCCTGTATTTATTTGATAGAGATATCGTTAACTTAACGGTAAGTTCGGCATCGACTTCAGGTCTTCAATAA
- a CDS encoding META domain-containing protein has translation MKLIALNTFVVLVLFTSCNSSKKTNQINSKDQTPEINITKKSVTLENTKWKLVTLMGQDVSDKNAFIRFSNEDDEVYGNGSCNNFSGTYQIKEGNRITLSKIVATLMACVDMKVENQFMAILEKTDNYSLNGNKMTLNKARMVPLAVFEVVETK, from the coding sequence ATGAAATTAATTGCCTTAAATACTTTTGTTGTACTAGTGCTATTTACAAGTTGTAATTCGTCTAAAAAAACAAACCAAATCAATTCTAAAGATCAAACACCTGAAATAAACATAACAAAAAAATCTGTTACTCTAGAAAACACAAAGTGGAAATTAGTAACACTTATGGGACAAGATGTTAGCGATAAAAATGCATTCATTAGGTTTTCAAATGAAGATGATGAGGTTTATGGAAATGGCAGTTGTAATAATTTCAGTGGCACTTACCAAATTAAAGAAGGGAACCGAATAACGCTATCTAAAATAGTAGCGACTTTAATGGCATGTGTAGATATGAAAGTTGAAAATCAATTTATGGCTATTTTAGAAAAAACGGATAACTATTCACTTAATGGAAATAAAATGACTTTAAATAAAGCAAGAATGGTTCCTTTAGCTGTTTTTGAGGTAGTTGAAACTAAATAA
- a CDS encoding lipocalin family protein: MKKLILLCVAISLLSCGASKTVRVSKKVIKGDWVLNSITYNKAGTYNATLLNDASKACFEGSTWQFVPNNNTGIYTINGANCATGERHFIFTIQEVDAETGLYDFLLKPTNEKHKSETNQGFRLKLSALSDSDMQWQQTVNVAGNSLTINMNFSKQ; the protein is encoded by the coding sequence ATGAAAAAATTAATTTTATTATGCGTTGCTATAAGCTTATTAAGTTGTGGGGCTTCAAAAACTGTAAGGGTTTCAAAAAAAGTTATTAAAGGTGATTGGGTGTTAAACTCTATTACATATAACAAAGCAGGCACTTATAATGCTACTTTATTAAACGATGCATCTAAAGCATGTTTTGAAGGCAGTACATGGCAATTCGTTCCTAATAACAATACAGGAATTTATACTATTAACGGCGCCAATTGTGCTACGGGTGAAAGACATTTTATATTCACTATTCAAGAAGTAGATGCAGAAACAGGCTTATACGATTTCCTCCTTAAACCTACAAATGAGAAGCATAAATCGGAAACCAATCAGGGGTTCAGATTAAAACTTTCAGCGTTGTCCGATAGTGATATGCAATGGCAACAAACTGTAAATGTAGCAGGTAATTCATTAACTATTAACATGAATTTTTCTAAGCAATAA